The following are encoded in a window of Cucurbita pepo subsp. pepo cultivar mu-cu-16 chromosome LG12, ASM280686v2, whole genome shotgun sequence genomic DNA:
- the LOC111806525 gene encoding uncharacterized protein LOC111806525, with the protein MKKRTGEDEVQNRPKSAFMKNKKHKNMKRLGGKGLSLEAFANVKSTTDYYNPALIKKQREFYKNAKHVSKYMKLVKHQNHHNERPSSSTVGLVEGENGTKLENQTNGRRGKERNKGIPSLQELYERKHEEKEKARMEKEAIIAAKKEEQERAKARRNATREKMLKRTQKGQPVMKYRIEHLLKTIGASMNQ; encoded by the exons ATGAAGAAGCGTACTGGGGAAGATGAAGTTCAGAATCGCCCAAAATCGGCATtcatgaagaacaagaaacacAAGAACATGAAACGGTTGGGAGGGAAGGGGCTTTCGCTTGAGGCGTTTGCCAATGTGAAATCAACTACCGACTACTATAACCCAGCTTTAATAA AAAAGCAAAGAGAGTTCTATAAGAATGCTAAACATGTCAGCAAGTATATGAAGTTAGTAAAGCATCAGAATCACCACAATGAGAGGCCCTCTAGCTCTACTGTTGGACTTGTCGAG GGTGAAAATGGAACAAAATTGGAGAATCAGACGAACGGTCGACGtgggaaagaaaggaataaAGGCATACCTAGTCTCCAGGAACTGTATGAGAGAAAGCatgaagagaaagagaaagcaaGAATGGAGAAAGAAGCTATTATCGCTGCAAAAAAGGAGGAACAAGAAAGGGCTAAAGCTAGACGAAACGCCACAAGAGAAAAAATGCTCAAAAGGACGCAAAAAGGTCAGCCAGTTATGAAGTACCGAATTGAGCATCTTTTGAAAACTATTGGAGCCTCAATGAACCAATGA